Proteins encoded by one window of Xenopus tropicalis strain Nigerian chromosome 6, UCB_Xtro_10.0, whole genome shotgun sequence:
- the ccr2 gene encoding C-C chemokine receptor type 5, with amino-acid sequence MNHTPAVIEDLSTLFTNYDDYTPCDKDEIKQKAAKFLVPVYIFVFLLGIIGNALVIIILIKYKKLRNMTDIYLLNLAISDLLFVISLPFWAYYVTNDWAFGDALCKLFSGLYLTGFYGASFFIILLTLDRYLAIVHAIFAMKVRTVKFSISTSVFLWGIAIFFSLPGFIFYKAEKQAGNWTCSPYYTTSWKLIFTFMMTILGLFIPLVVMLFCYSRIIYTLLRCRSEKKKHKAVKLIFIIMVVFFIFWMPYNIVYLMHTFQDPESPNACETSNKLDEAVQWTEAISYFHCCLNPIIYAFVGEKFRKYLFIFLQKVFPNWCLCSSLFSTHMSLHERHSSLYTPSTGEHDISAVL; translated from the coding sequence ATGAACCATACACCAGCAGTTATTGAGGATCTTTCAACACTATTTACTAATTACGATGATTACACGCCCTGTGATAAAGATGAGATCAAGCAGAAAGCAGCTAAATTCCTTGTACCggtttacatttttgtatttttacttgGCATTATTGGAAATGCTcttgtcataataatattgatCAAGTACAAAAAGCTTAGAAATATGACTGATATCTACTTACTGAACCTGGCAATATCTGATTTACTTTTTGTCATCTCATTACCTTTTTGGGCCTATTACGTAACAAATGACTGGGCATTTGGAGATGCACTGTGTAAACTTTTCTCAGGGCTATATCTAACTGGATTCTATGGCGCAAGTTTTTTTATTATACTTCTTACGCTTGATCGATATTTGGCGATTGTGCATGCTATTTTTGCAATGAAAGTTCGCACTGTAAAATTTAGTATATCTACGAGCGTCTTCCTCTGGGGAATAGCTATCTTTTTTTCTCTCCCtggatttatattttataaagcagaaaagcAGGCTGGTAATTGGACCTGCAGTCCCTATTATACAACATCATGGAAACTTATATTCACATTTATGATGACTATATTGGGGCTTTTCATTCCTCTAGTGGTTATGCTATTTTGCTATTCAAGAATAATATATACTCTTCTTCGatgtaggagtgagaaaaaaaagcacaaagctGTAAAACTTATTTTCATTATAATGGTTGTGTTTTTTATCTTTTGGATGCCATACAACATTGTCTATCTAATGCACACCTTTCAAGATCCAGAAAGCCCAAATGCCTGTGAGACTAGCAATAAATTAGATGAAGCAGTGCAATGGACAGAGGCCATTTCTTATTTTCACTGTTGCTTAAATCCCATTATATATGCTTTTGTTGGGGAGAAGTTTAGAAAATACCTCTTTATTTTTCTACAAAAAGTATTTCCAAACTGGTGTCTTTGCTCCAGCCTCTTTAGCACCCATATGTCTCTGCACGAACGCCACAGTTCTTTGTACACTCCATCTACTGGGGAGCACGATATCTCTGCAGTTCTGTAA